In Clostridium sp. DL-VIII, the following proteins share a genomic window:
- a CDS encoding DDE-type integrase/transposase/recombinase — translation MNLHTLSKRAINFNFKKFNPHIMGLCLTYHVNLKLSTRQTAHALAEIHAIKISHTMVANYALTAAAVIKPFVDTFDYKPSKILSADETYIKVKGIRHYVWIVMDACKKSILGYQVSDTRAVGPCILAMRMAFDKFQTFPNKMLKFIADGYSAYPLARQQFELEEDKIFDLTQVIGLTNDDAVSKEYRWVKQVVERLNRTFKSSYRVTCGYGSEDGALYGVSLWVAYYNFLRPHSYNYWRPLNEIDQLKQADNMPAKWQILISLGQQTILYMQENQCS, via the coding sequence ATGAATTTACATACACTTTCTAAGCGTGCTATCAACTTTAATTTTAAAAAGTTTAATCCTCATATTATGGGATTATGTTTGACTTACCATGTTAATCTAAAGCTTTCAACTAGACAAACCGCTCACGCTTTAGCGGAGATACATGCTATAAAAATATCACATACTATGGTTGCTAACTATGCATTAACTGCAGCTGCTGTAATTAAACCATTTGTAGATACCTTTGATTACAAACCTTCTAAAATCCTTTCTGCCGATGAAACCTACATAAAAGTAAAAGGCATCAGGCATTATGTTTGGATTGTTATGGATGCTTGTAAAAAGTCTATTCTTGGTTATCAGGTATCTGACACAAGAGCTGTTGGTCCATGCATACTCGCTATGCGAATGGCTTTTGATAAGTTTCAAACATTCCCTAATAAAATGCTAAAATTTATTGCTGATGGTTATAGTGCTTATCCTCTAGCTAGACAACAATTTGAACTAGAAGAAGATAAGATTTTCGACCTCACTCAAGTAATAGGACTTACAAATGATGATGCGGTTTCTAAAGAATACCGTTGGGTTAAACAAGTAGTAGAACGCTTAAATCGTACTTTTAAATCATCATATCGTGTTACTTGTGGCTATGGGAGTGAAGACGGTGCCCTTTACGGAGTCTCACTTTGGGTTGCGTATTACAACTTTCTGCGCCCACATTCTTATAATTATTGGCGGCCTCTAAATGAGATTGATCAATTAAAACAAGCTGATAACATGCCTGCTAAATGGCAAATACTTATTAGCCTTGGTCAGCAAACTATACTTTATATGCAAGAAAACCAATGCTCATGA
- a CDS encoding IS3 family transposase (programmed frameshift), with protein sequence MKKKYSVEFKIEAVKRLEKTGEQLSKVARELGVAPTTMNGWVQKYKESPETPFPGSGHLRPEDEKLKKLEREIKELKEENEILKKAGSLLRQEPKIKRFEFIKANCNKYRIAKLCNVLEVSRSSYYAWDKRPESNRSKANKILLEKIKDIHNGSKKVYGSIKIRKKLNDGKNPPINHKRIERLMNENGIKSKVSKKFKATTNSNHKLPVAKNILDRDFSVEKPNEKMVSDITYVWTDEGWLYVAAIMDLCGQKIVGLSMSERMTKDLVINALNDAYNSAGRPNGVILHSDRGSQYCSTDYQNLIKKYNFICSMSRNGNCWDNAPMESFWGKMKCEWLYENHFKTRDEARAAVFEYVEIFYNRQRIHASNGYITPEQYYNNAKKELKVA encoded by the exons ATGAAGAAGAAATATAGTGTGGAATTTAAAATAGAAGCAGTAAAAAGATTAGAAAAAACGGGAGAGCAATTAAGTAAAGTAGCAAGAGAATTAGGAGTAGCACCAACAACAATGAATGGCTGGGTTCAAAAATATAAAGAATCGCCTGAAACTCCCTTTCCAGGTAGCGGACACCTTAGACCTGAAGATGAGAAATTAAAAAAATTGGAAAGAGAAATCAAAGAACTTAAAGAAGAAAATGAAATATTAAAAAAAGCGG GCAGCCTACTTCGCCAAGAACCAAAAATAAAGAGGTTTGAGTTTATCAAGGCTAATTGCAATAAATACCGAATAGCGAAGCTGTGTAATGTTCTAGAAGTGTCTAGGAGCAGTTATTATGCATGGGATAAAAGGCCTGAGAGCAATAGATCTAAGGCAAATAAAATACTATTAGAAAAAATTAAAGATATCCACAATGGAAGCAAAAAAGTCTATGGTTCTATAAAAATCAGAAAAAAATTAAATGATGGCAAGAATCCTCCAATAAATCACAAACGTATAGAGCGATTAATGAATGAAAATGGCATAAAATCTAAGGTTAGCAAAAAGTTTAAGGCTACTACTAACTCAAATCATAAACTTCCAGTAGCTAAAAATATTCTTGATAGAGATTTTTCTGTGGAGAAACCCAATGAAAAAATGGTTAGTGATATTACATATGTATGGACTGATGAAGGCTGGCTTTATGTAGCTGCTATAATGGATTTATGTGGACAAAAAATTGTTGGCTTATCAATGAGCGAAAGAATGACAAAAGATTTAGTGATTAATGCATTAAACGACGCGTATAATAGCGCTGGAAGGCCTAATGGTGTTATTTTACATTCAGACCGCGGGTCTCAATATTGCTCAACTGATTACCAAAATTTAATAAAAAAGTATAATTTTATTTGCAGCATGTCTCGTAACGGTAATTGTTGGGATAATGCTCCTATGGAATCTTTTTGGGGAAAAATGAAATGCGAATGGCTTTATGAAAATCACTTTAAAACACGAGATGAAGCCCGTGCAGCTGTATTTGAATATGTTGAGATATTTTATAACAGACAAAGGATACACGCTTCAAACGGTTATATAACACCAGAACAATATTATAACAATGCAAAGAAAGAATTAAAAGTAGCATAG
- a CDS encoding FAD:protein FMN transferase has product MNSEFIQILSDGKVFFDYGPVSMVISAFDHKKPLTDLCVSAFEVIEITLKELSISLDILKQKPSLINPHCLEGLSRKMYDAVIITKNPDLTPMATIAGIMSDKVADWIYERGGKKVIVNNGGDIALRLSDGESVTVGVLSDLNTNNIDATLTISSEDTIGGIATSGLGGRSFTQGIANAVTILAKTCTQADALATHIANKSYVSSKNVVTVKAGNIDPDSDIKDLEVVVSVSQLSHKEISMALEQMKEESKYQLELGNLYGVLANVQDKYLCYPKEYFINKLKGDKDYEC; this is encoded by the coding sequence ATGAATTCTGAATTTATACAAATACTATCTGATGGAAAAGTTTTTTTTGATTATGGTCCTGTGTCCATGGTGATATCAGCATTTGATCACAAAAAACCATTAACTGATTTATGTGTTTCTGCTTTTGAGGTTATAGAAATAACTTTAAAGGAACTTTCAATTTCACTAGATATTTTAAAACAAAAACCTTCCTTAATAAATCCTCATTGTTTAGAAGGATTATCGAGAAAAATGTATGATGCAGTAATTATTACTAAAAATCCTGACTTAACCCCAATGGCAACAATAGCTGGAATAATGTCAGATAAGGTTGCAGACTGGATTTATGAACGTGGAGGAAAAAAAGTAATTGTCAACAATGGCGGTGACATTGCTTTAAGATTATCTGATGGAGAAAGTGTTACCGTTGGAGTTCTATCAGATTTGAATACAAATAATATAGATGCCACACTTACAATTTCCAGTGAAGATACCATAGGCGGTATAGCAACCAGCGGACTTGGGGGAAGAAGCTTTACTCAAGGAATAGCTAATGCTGTTACAATATTAGCTAAAACCTGTACCCAGGCAGATGCATTAGCTACTCATATTGCTAATAAATCTTATGTTTCATCTAAAAATGTCGTCACTGTAAAAGCTGGGAATATAGATCCAGATAGTGATATTAAAGACTTAGAAGTAGTTGTTAGTGTCTCACAATTATCTCATAAAGAGATTTCTATGGCATTGGAACAAATGAAAGAAGAAAGCAAATATCAGCTTGAATTAGGAAATTTATACGGAGTTTTAGCTAATGTTCAAGATAAATATTTATGCTATCCAAAGGAATATTTTATAAATAAATTAAAAGGAGATAAAGATTATGAATGTTGA
- a CDS encoding 4Fe-4S binding protein, which produces MVNINENCKGCGICEKNCPLNSIKVENKKAQVEAKCVECGICIRVCPFKAIEKSSVSEKSVVCSSCPIQCHVKEGFTGACKRYTNENGTLVRNRALVINNDKVSEINPKLATPIITGVGAGTTYPCLRPAPHIVSENRNGIDVVTVVTEAPLSYSGVTVKLDTNSHIGEAGDKIYRDGKIVGMVSTEEYGSKMLSIGGANLLTSKEGFIVAKTIVELANGEEVNLSVNKKISLKLKTGLPPIIDGIEETKMRVGCGSATVGLFARKMKEVCDEVIVIDHHVIGLLSEHLAGAEVGLSWSGVILNGNKSSRGRYFGDMGDGIGGTTIKNPKDIIKGFDMNIAKIGMKILVTDTTGKTRAFFELLENGEIKEIQLTKEADELVTLIYNNCEDSKVSVMYVGGTGGSARGGVAVNPIAVTKAVHEGKAVLTIGGAPTFVMPGGGINFIVDTEKVVNKAFTWVPTPATVAPVEYTMTKADYEAIGGHMEKIVDINSFEKED; this is translated from the coding sequence ATGGTAAATATTAATGAAAACTGTAAAGGCTGTGGAATTTGCGAAAAAAATTGTCCATTAAATTCTATCAAGGTTGAAAATAAAAAAGCACAGGTTGAAGCTAAGTGCGTAGAATGTGGAATTTGTATACGTGTATGTCCATTTAAAGCCATAGAAAAATCATCAGTTTCAGAAAAAAGCGTTGTCTGCAGTTCTTGTCCAATTCAATGTCATGTAAAAGAAGGATTTACAGGAGCTTGCAAGCGCTATACAAATGAAAATGGTACTTTAGTTCGTAATCGTGCTCTTGTTATTAATAATGATAAAGTTTCAGAAATAAATCCAAAGCTTGCAACTCCTATAATAACTGGAGTTGGAGCTGGAACTACATATCCGTGTTTAAGACCAGCTCCTCATATTGTCAGTGAAAATCGTAATGGCATTGATGTTGTAACTGTAGTAACCGAAGCACCATTAAGTTATAGCGGTGTCACAGTTAAGTTAGATACAAATTCACACATTGGCGAAGCCGGCGATAAAATTTATCGTGATGGGAAAATTGTAGGAATGGTATCAACAGAAGAATATGGTTCTAAAATGTTAAGCATTGGTGGTGCTAATCTACTTACATCCAAAGAGGGATTTATTGTCGCTAAAACAATAGTAGAACTTGCCAATGGAGAAGAGGTTAATCTTTCTGTAAATAAAAAAATTTCTTTAAAATTAAAAACAGGTTTACCTCCAATCATAGATGGTATTGAAGAAACAAAAATGCGTGTTGGCTGCGGAAGTGCTACTGTTGGACTTTTTGCAAGAAAAATGAAAGAAGTTTGTGATGAAGTAATAGTAATTGATCATCATGTAATAGGTCTTCTTTCAGAACATTTAGCTGGAGCAGAGGTTGGTTTATCTTGGAGCGGAGTTATATTAAATGGAAACAAAAGCTCACGCGGAAGATATTTTGGAGATATGGGCGATGGAATTGGTGGGACAACAATTAAAAACCCAAAGGATATTATAAAAGGATTTGACATGAACATAGCTAAGATAGGAATGAAAATACTTGTTACAGATACTACAGGAAAGACTAGAGCATTTTTTGAATTATTAGAAAATGGTGAGATAAAAGAAATTCAATTAACAAAAGAAGCAGATGAATTAGTTACACTTATATATAATAACTGTGAAGATTCCAAAGTTTCTGTAATGTATGTTGGTGGAACTGGAGGTAGTGCAAGAGGCGGTGTTGCTGTAAATCCTATTGCAGTTACTAAAGCTGTCCATGAAGGAAAAGCAGTATTAACCATTGGCGGCGCGCCAACCTTTGTAATGCCTGGTGGAGGAATTAACTTTATTGTAGATACTGAAAAGGTAGTTAACAAAGCATTTACCTGGGTTCCTACTCCAGCTACTGTAGCTCCCGTTGAATACACAATGACAAAAGCTGACTACGAAGCAATCGGCGGACATATGGAAAAAATTGTAGACATTAATTCCTTTGAAAAAGAGGACTAA
- a CDS encoding amino acid synthesis family protein: protein MNVEIRKIVTNVEEVFFEGFKSLENPIKKCSVAAVIKNPFAGKYVEDLSELSNIGEYLGGYLTAIAVKTMGIEKSEVNSYGKGAIIGLNGELEHGAAILHPKLGKPMREEVNGGKAIIPSSKKSGGAGTALDVPLHYKDAAFVRTHYDAMEVRIPDAPKDNEIVVALVVTNGGRPHPRIGGLQVSEIKGEDGLR, encoded by the coding sequence ATGAATGTTGAAATTAGAAAAATTGTAACTAATGTAGAAGAAGTATTTTTTGAAGGTTTTAAATCACTTGAAAATCCAATAAAAAAATGTAGTGTTGCAGCAGTAATAAAAAATCCTTTTGCAGGAAAGTACGTTGAAGACTTAAGCGAATTGAGTAATATAGGAGAATACCTTGGAGGATATTTAACTGCCATTGCAGTAAAAACCATGGGAATTGAAAAAAGTGAAGTAAATAGTTATGGAAAAGGTGCTATTATTGGTTTAAACGGAGAACTTGAACACGGGGCAGCTATTCTCCATCCTAAATTAGGTAAGCCAATGCGTGAAGAAGTAAATGGAGGTAAAGCAATTATTCCATCATCCAAAAAATCTGGTGGCGCTGGAACAGCTCTTGATGTACCTTTACACTATAAAGATGCTGCTTTTGTTAGAACTCATTATGATGCTATGGAAGTTAGAATTCCTGATGCGCCAAAAGATAATGAAATTGTTGTAGCACTTGTTGTTACAAATGGAGGACGCCCACATCCTCGTATAGGTGGGTTACAAGTTAGTGAAATTAAAGGCGAAGATGGTTTAAGATAG
- a CDS encoding amidohydrolase family protein, with protein sequence MNTIIIKNIGEIVSGDISNPILKENTIIIEDKKIIAIGNEDLLTSYSNADATIIDANNTTVIPGLIDSHVHTTLGDFAPRQKTLDYISSALHGGVTTMISAGECHTPGRPKDPEGTKALAILASKSFYNAPPAGVKVHGGSLILEKGLVEKDFEELKKQGVWIVGEIGLGSVNTPKDAAPMVEWAHKYGFKVQMHTGGTSIPGSSTVTAEDVIATAPDVVSHINGGPTAISLEEVDKIIDKTSFALEIVQCGNPKVANYVAKQAENKNMLHRIIFGNDAPSGTGLIPLGILRNICQISSISEIPADKVVAMATGNTAKVYELNTGIIAVGKEADLVIMDAPMGSIADTALEAFEAGDIPGISMVLINGEIKVSKSRNTPPAKRQGKII encoded by the coding sequence AGTAAGCGGAGATATATCAAACCCTATTCTTAAAGAAAACACTATAATTATTGAAGACAAGAAAATAATTGCAATTGGTAATGAAGATTTATTAACTTCTTATTCTAATGCTGATGCAACAATTATTGATGCCAATAACACTACTGTTATTCCAGGCTTAATTGATTCTCACGTACATACTACTTTAGGGGATTTTGCACCACGTCAAAAAACTTTAGATTATATTTCTAGTGCCCTACATGGTGGTGTAACTACAATGATTTCAGCTGGTGAATGCCATACTCCAGGCAGACCAAAAGATCCTGAAGGCACTAAAGCACTTGCTATTCTTGCTTCAAAATCTTTTTATAATGCACCTCCAGCTGGTGTAAAAGTACACGGTGGAAGTCTTATATTAGAAAAAGGTTTAGTAGAAAAAGATTTTGAGGAATTAAAAAAACAGGGAGTATGGATTGTAGGAGAAATAGGTCTTGGGAGTGTAAATACTCCTAAAGATGCAGCACCTATGGTAGAATGGGCGCATAAATATGGTTTTAAAGTACAAATGCATACTGGAGGAACTTCAATTCCAGGAAGTTCAACTGTAACTGCAGAAGACGTAATAGCAACAGCTCCAGATGTAGTTTCTCATATTAATGGAGGTCCAACTGCAATTTCCCTTGAAGAAGTTGATAAAATCATTGATAAAACTAGTTTTGCTCTTGAAATTGTACAATGCGGAAATCCTAAAGTTGCAAATTATGTAGCAAAACAAGCTGAAAATAAAAATATGCTTCATAGAATTATTTTTGGTAATGATGCTCCATCTGGTACTGGACTAATTCCACTTGGAATTCTTAGAAATATATGTCAAATTTCATCGATTTCAGAAATCCCGGCAGATAAAGTTGTAGCAATGGCAACTGGAAATACAGCAAAAGTATATGAGTTAAATACCGGAATAATAGCTGTAGGTAAAGAAGCCGATTTAGTTATTATGGATGCACCTATGGGAAGTATTGCTGATACCGCTTTGGAAGCCTTTGAAGCTGGAGATATTCCAGGTATAAGCATGGTACTTATTAATGGCGAAATAAAAGTGTCAAAAAGCAGAAATACACCGCCAGCAAAGCGTCAAGGAAAAATTATTTAA